GTGATCTGGAAAGAACAGGAGATCATGCAGTAAATATCGTTGAGAGCAGCATGTTTTTAATAGAAAGGCCGAATATTAAGCCTTATATTGACATTCCCAAGATGGGAGAAATAGTAATAAAAATGCTTGGTGACAGCATACGGTCATTTATTGACGAGAACCCTGTGTTAGCCAAGGAAGTCTGTTCAAGCGATGATATTGTAGATGACTTGAAAGATAGAATTGTTGTAGAACTCAGTAAACTTATGACAGAAGACTCAACAACAGTTGACCGGGCCTTGCACCTCTTAAGAATTACGGGCAACCTGGAACGTATTGCGGATTTATCAACCAATATAAGCGAGGAAGTTATGTATATGGTAGAAGGAAGAGTCATTAAACATCATAAGGAGGATGAAACAAATGAAAGAGAATAAACCCTGGTATTCAGGTCAAACACCTATAGGGGATGCTTTTGAGCGTCTTTTTGATACCGCTGGCAATAAAAGTGTTTTAGATATAAAAACAAAAACGCTTATACGCCTTACAGCATCGTCAGTTTTAGGATGCAACCAATGTATAAAAAAATATTCTAAGGATGCGCTCATGCAAGGCATTAGTGAACAAGAAATAACGGAAACCGTACTTATTTCGGCCTTGCAAGCCGCAGAAGCACAATTAATACTCTCAAAAAATTGATAGGAGCTTACATATGCCAAAGATTAAGGTTTTGTTTGTCTGCGTACATAACAGCGCAAGAAGCCAGATGGCTGAAGCCTTTTTAAACGATCTGGCAGGCGATATATTTGAAGCCAAGAGTGCAGGCCTTGAACCCGGGAAATTAAACCCGGTTGTTGTCGAGGTTATGAAAGAAACAGGCATAGATATATCAGGCAAAAAAACACAGGGTGTTTTTGATCTGTTAAAAAAGGGCGAAAGATTTGCTTATGTTATTACCGTCTGTGATGAAGCAAGCGGAGAACGCTGCCCGTTGTTTCCGGGGGTTTCAAAAAAGCTTCACTGGGGGTTTACTGACCCATCTTCTCTAGAAGGCACACCTGATGAAAAGCTTGCCAAAACAAGAGAAATCCGAAACATGATAAAAATAAAAGTTGAAGAATTTATTTCTCAATTAAAACAAGGGAAAAAGGTTTTTTAAGAAAATGAGCACAAAATGCTAAATAATAAAATGGATCATATATTTTCAGGAATTGATATTGGCGGCACAAAGATACGTGTAGGGATCGTCTCGGGTGAAGGAAAGATTATAGCAACATCAAAAACCCCGACGCCAAAAAGCATATCTCCTGTAAGACTTGCAGTATGCATATTTGACCAGTATGAAAAAATATTGAAAGAAAATAATTTGAACAAGAAAAATGTAGCCGGGGTAGGGATAGGCATTCCCGGTATTATTGATATGGATTCAGGCGTTATCGTGCGTGCGCCTAATCTTAATATGTCAGGTGTTAATTTCAGGTCAATATTAAAGAAAAAGTTTAAAATACCTGTAGCTATTGCTAATGATGTAAACCTGGGTTTATTGGGAGAACAGTGGAAAGGCGCTGCAATGGGGGCCAGGAACGCTGTGAGCATATTTGCTGGCACAGGAATAGGCGGCGGTATTTTAATAAATGGCAGGCTTTATACCGGTTGTAACGGGGCAGCAGCTGAAATTGGTCATATGGTCGTTGTTCATGACGGGTTGCACTGTACCTGCGGTAACAACGGGTGTCTTGAAGCTCTTTGCGGCAGATGGGCCATTGAAAGGGATATCAAAAGGGCTGTAAAAAAGGGAAAAGAAACTATAGTGGAAAAAATGCTTGATGGAAACTTCAAAAAGATTAAAAGCAGGATACTGGCTAAAGCCCTTAAGGCTAAAGATCCTGTAGTTACAAGAATAATGAAAGAAGTGTCCCGCCACTTAGGTTCAGCCTGTGTTTCTTTGCGTCATTTGTTTGACCCTGAGGTTATTGTCTTGGGTGGGGGTGTAATAGGAGCTTGCGGGGAATACATGCTTCCAATAATTGAAAAAGCGGTCAATAAAGACAAATTGTTTTCAGGTTTAGGCAAATGTAAAATAGTAGTTTCAGAACTTCAAGATAATGCTGTTATTTTGGGAGCTGTTGCTCTTGTAAAAAAACCAGACTCACTTTCCTGTTGAATACTCTTGCCAGAAGATCGGACTTAAGCTTTCCTGTTTCAACTTCCTTGCTTTTCAAATTTGTTATTAATACATGTACAGATATCTGGTTTTTGATTATATTTGTCTTAACTGCTTTTACTGGAGACTTATGGCTGGAATCAAGGCCGTCCGCGAACCTCAAGATAGCCGCTAATTTTGTAACCAGCTCCTTTGAATTATTGTCCAGGTCTCGAAAATATTTGTGCGTGCTCTTGGGAAGGGCTTTCCTGTGATAGCGGGTAATAAGCCCGATCAGCACACGCTGGTTTTCATACGGAGACACAACCTTGGAAGAGATAATAAAATCGCGCGATGTTTTGTGATGGCGTTTCCTGCCGTCTTTCCAGCCTATGTCATGTAATATAGCGGCTGCCCTTAACATCTCAAGTTCTTTTGGACCCATCCTGTGTAGCTTTTGAAGCTGGTTAAAAAGCGTTACGGAAAGATCGGTTACTTGTAAGGCATGTTTATTATCTGAATTCTTCCAGACTGTTAATAACTGCCATGCTGCCTTTTCTGTAGTGCTTTCTTTAAGATTTCCCATATTCTTTTTCTCCTTTGGTTTGCCCATATGCACATGAACATTTTTCGTGCGCTTTGGCGTTTTGAAAGGCATATCGTATATAAAGAATTATTCTTGCCGATCTTATTGTTTTTGATAAAATTGAGCCAGACATCCATCTCATGCAGATCACCAAGGATATCCTGGATTTTATGTGCGGAAATAATAGGATTATTGAATATATCCTTATTAAAGGGTTTTAAAAGTTCAAGGGTGTATCGAAGATTTTTTGCTGTGATTCGCATCTTATGCAGTTCATTATAATCACCCGTGTTATAAGAAAGCAGTTTATCAATGTAGTCAAGGATCAGTTTTTGTATATTCTGGCCAGTATAACAGTTTGTGCTGTTTTTTAGAGCTTTAAAACAGCTTTTTAGTTCGCTCACAATCCTGTCGTTTGTACTGCTGTCAGTTTTTTTAAATGCTTTATAGGCATGCTTTCTTTGGTGCTTTAAACAGGATAAGGTGCTGGTTTTGAGTGCTTTGTTTAAAGGAAGTGTTTTAAGAAAACTGATCTGAACGTCCAGTTCGCGTATCTTGCCCATAAGCTTGCCTGTCTTCTTGAGGTATTTTCTGTATTTACTATGTTTGTCGTTTTTCATGCAATGCGAGAGCACTTTGAGGGATGCACGAAGCCGTCTTGTGGAAATCCGTGCGGCATGTACAGTTGCTGGCAAATTTCTGGCTTTCAGGAAAGTGTAGTCCTTTAAAAAGTCATTTAAGTAGTTTTCCGCAAAATCTGCGATACGCGGTATATTAACGTTTAACTTCATTTCCATAATATTCAATCAAAAACTCCTGAGCGTTTTTGTGATTTATCTTCCCGGACAGGCGGGTATATGTTCTGCTGTTTCTTAGAACCCTGGTTTTCGCCGTATCTTCCCAGTAGGTGTTTAAGATGAACTTAAGATGGTCTTTGAGTTCGGGGTTAGCAACTTCAAATCCTAATTCGATCCTGCCTTCTAAGTTCCTTTTCATCCAGTCCGAAGAGGCAAGGAATAACCTTTGCTCAGTATTGTTGTTGAATAAAAATATGCGCGTGTGTTCAAGGAAGCGCCCTACTATGCTTCTGACCTCTATAGTGCTGCTTAAGCCTTCAACTCCGGGAACAAGACAACATATACCGCGGACGATCAGGCGTATCTTTACGCCGGCAATCGATGCCTTGTATAGTTTTTCTATTATTGCGGTATCTTCCAGTGAATTCATTTTTGCAAATATAAAGCCGGTGCCGTATTTTTTTTGAAATACGATTTCATTATCTATCAGTTCATAAAAACTTTCTCGTAAATTATAGGGTGCGGCAAATATGCGTTTCCAGTTGGAGGAGACTGAGTAGCCTGTAATAACATTAAAAAGATCGGAAATATCTTTTGCAAAATCATCGTTTGCAGTAAAGTATGACAGATCGGTATAAACGCGAGATGTTATCTCATTGTAATTACCGGTTGAAAGGTGGACATACCTGCGTATCCTGCCTTCCTCATTTCTTACTATCAGAAGCATCTTAGCGTGAACTTTAATACCAGGAATACCATAGATCACGTGACAGCCGGCAGCTTCAAGGTTCTTTGTCCAGCCGATATTCCTTTCTTCATCGAACCTAGCTTTTATCTCAACTATTACTGTTACCTGCTTCCCGCTTTTTGCGGCATCAATAAGAGCTTGAATAATGGCAGAGTCTTCATTAGTCCTGTACAGGGTCATCTTTATTGCCAGAACATCCCTGTCTCTAGCTGCACTTTGTATTAGGTCTATAACCGGCTGGAAAGATTCATACGGGAAATGAATAATGAACTGTTTTTCCTTTATTGAGTCAAAGATATTTTCATATACAAGTTTGGAGGGCACATAGCTCTTGTAGTTAAATTCCGGCCTTAATGCCTGATTCGCCACTTTGAAAAGGTAAGTGAGGTCGAGATCGCCGTCAATGACTCTAACCTGTTCCTTTGGAAAGTCGATGCCTGAACAGATCATATCAAGAAGCTTGTCATTATACTGCTTTTCTACATGGATACTGACAACCTTTGCTTTTGGCCGATTTTTGAGTTCTCTTTCGATTACCTTTCTTATGCTTGAGGTATCCTCTTCGTTCTCCAGCAGTTCACTGTCACGTATAACCCTGAATAAAAAACTGGCGTAGATCTTATACCCTCTGAAAAATATTTCAAGGTTGTTCCGGATAATGTCATCGATCAAAATATAGGAAAATTCATTCTTTTCTGATGGGAGCCTTAGTATCCTGGAGATCGATTTCGGCACTGGTATCAAAGCAAGGTAGTATATGCCGCCTTTTTCAAGGCATACGCCGAAAGTGTTCGATTTTGAGGGAAGGACCGGGAAAGGATGGCTTATGTCAACAGCAACAGGCGTTATGCAAGGGTATAAGGTTGAGTCAAAATATTTTAAAACGAATTTTCCCTGTTCAGCATTAAGCTGTTTATGTTTCAGGATATTTATCCCGTTTTTGTTTAGTTCGCTCTCTTTTATACTTCGGCAGGCATGGTACGCAGCGGCTATCAGGCTGGTAGATCTCGCTATAATCTCATCATGCAGCTGCTGGGGATAATAGCCAAAATCGTCTTTCCTGTTGTAGCCTGCGTCAATAAGGCGCTTCACGCTTGCTAGCCGCACCATAAAGAATTCATCAAGATTATTTGAAAATATCGCCAGAAACCTCAGCCTTTCCAAAAGAGGGTTAGCTGCGTCTTTTGCCTCTTCCAGCACGCGTTCATTGAACATTAACCAGCTTATGTCCCTGTGGATAAATATCTCGGTGTTGTTTTTCATAGTGGAGCCCCTCCGGCAGGAGCCGGAGGCTCCTTCAATAACGCGACCTACTGCGACCACTTCTGCATTGCCTACTCCGCCGTAGTAGCCTTTATGGCTACGAAGGCCGGGCATCCGCCGACAGGAGTCGGCGGATTTCATGTCGCATGTATTAAATATTCCGGACTTTTAATTCGAGTTTTTTTCCTGATATTTCCTCAAACAGGTCCTTCTTGTCACGAAATTCAAGTTTTTCGTTCTCAAAGTTTTCTCCGGTATACGCAGTGATGCTGAGGGCCGGCGAATCAGTAAGTTTAAATTCCAGTTTATCAACTTTTTGCTTGTGGCTTCTATCTAAAGCATTGGCTATCCTTAAAAGCGCGCTTAGTTTTTGAACAAGTATCTGCTTGTCTTTTGAAAGCGAATTATATAAAAGGTGGGATTTCGCTGGAGTGGAACGCCTGTGATAACGCGCAATACAGGCTATTATTTTTATCTCGTCCTGCGCTAAGCGGAACAGATTAAGATTGGAAATTATGTATTCTGAGTGTTTGTGGTGTGATCTGTTGTGAACGAACATGCCTATGTCATGCAGGTATGCGGCGAGAAGCAGATACACCCAGTCCTGTTTTTTAAGGCCCAGCAATTCTTTGAAGTTTTCAAAGAGTGTTGAAGAAAGCTTCACAACGGATTCGATATGGCTGATATCCATACGGTATTTTCTGCATAGTATCGTAGCTATTGAAACAAGCTGGTTGATTTTATTGTATTTCGGTGAATTTTCATAATCCATGATTATGTTCGCAAGGATCGCTTCGGAAAGTGAAGCCTCAAGCATATATACCTGGCCGTTTTTACTCATGCCTGCGAATTGTCTTAAAATAATAGAATACTCAAGAAATGTGGCCGCGGTCTCAAGAGGGATATTAAACTCTTTTGCTATTAAAGAAGGTTTTTTGTCTATCATGATGTTGTTAAGCACTGCTATGGTTTGGGCATCTAACGCATAGAACTTGCCTGATAAGCTTATAGCGGGCAGGATCGCACTAAGATAAGATGCGTACCTTTCATCTATCAATATAACGTCGTCTATCTCCATTTGCTGCAGGTCGCGCTTAAGGTAAGCTAGCTCATTTTCGATCCTGTCTGTTATAGCTTCGCAGTTCTCGCTTGTGCTGCCTCCCAGCTCCTGCATCATCTGGCTTAACCTGAGAGTTCCTAGCGGCAGGCCTGCATTCAGATAGGTAAAGCCCTTATCCATCAGCGCCACGTCAATACTTCCAGAGCCGAGTTCTGCGATAAGGATGCTTTTATCATGGAGCGGATAGGAGTCCTTCAGCTTGCGGTACAAGTAAGAATCAAAATAATATATTATATCACCGGCTGTCAGTACATCTACGACAAACCCCGTTTCCCTGAATATCGTATCGATAAATATGTCCCTGTTCTCAGCCTCTCTGACAGCTGTTGTAGTTACTACCTTGACAGAATCTACGGAGTATTCCTGGAGTTTTTCTTTATATTTTAACAAGATGCTCACTGTTTGGTTTGTTGTCTCATGAGAGATGCGCCTGTGAAAAAAAGTATCATTGCCAAGAGGAACTATATTTTTCAGGGACTCTAAAATACTGATGCCTGGCTCGGCTTTTTCAGCTATCGTTAGTTTTATTGAATAGGTGCCTATATCTATGACAGCTACTCTGATATTGTTTTTCATACTATTATTCTACGAATTAATTGTTAAGTGCGTATTAATTAATTGTTAAAGTTATGTTTAAAGATATTTGGCCTTTTAAGTAAGTAAAAACAAGCCTTAACGAATTATTAATTATTTCTTTATACATTGTTAATAATTTATCCGTATAACTGTATCGCATAAGGAAAATTGTAAAAAAGCAAGTAAAAATACCATTTAAATGAAGAGTTCAGTTAAATACGCAGAAAAGGACAACAAATGCTTTCCAATAAATTACACTTAAAAGCCATTTCGATAGTAGTCTTATCTTTTTTTACATATTCCTTTGTCTTGCAGGAACCATTATTGGCGCTCACGGACCTGTTAGCAAATAAAAAGAATGCTCAAAAACTGGAGGACAGCATAAGCAGGTTTATTCTGCCCTCAGGTTATGGCAGAATAATTGACGGCAACTATAACAATTCCGATACACTTGTCATTTATATTCAAGACCTCCATTGCCATGCCGAAGCGCAAAAAAATATATCTAATATAATAAACTTATTCGATGCACGTTATCCCTTGTCAAAAATCTTTTCCGAAGGCGCCCCTGAAGGCAAGGTTGATACACACCTGCTTTCATCTTTGCCTGATAAAGCAATAAAAAAAATGGTCCTTAATGATCTGCTTTCAGATGGGTTGTTAAGCGGGGCGGAATATTACTCGGTAGCTAAAGACAGGGATATTCTGTACGGGCTTGAAAACTGGGAAATATATCTTTCTAACCTTAACAGGGTAAGGGGCATTTTAGAGAAAAGGGGAAGCTACGCAGGAGAGATCACTAAATTAAGATATAAGGTTACCGGCCTTAAAAAAAAGATGCTTTCTAAAAAAATACAGGAACTGGAATCTTATTTAAATAGCAGCAATGCCCGTAAGGATACAGGCACCTACTACCTGGAGATGGGAAAACTCTGCGATAAATTAGGTATAGCTATAACGGGATACCCAAACCTGGATGTTTACATAAAGCTTCTTAGATCAAATAGCGGAAGAGATAGTAAGAAATTAGAAAAAGAGTTCAAACAGTACTATGGTATGCTTAAACGAATTATCCCGTACAGCCTCTACGGGGTTATGATGCAGAAGCTGAACGATCCTGACAGGTCAGATGAATTTTACCTTTCCTTATCAGAAATCGCAAAAACCTACACTCCGAATATGAGCTATGCTTACCCTGAAATAAACAGCTTTCTTAAATACAAAACTCTGAATTATTGCTTTAACCCCATATATATGCTTTCTGAAGAAAAGCTGCTGAAAAAGAAGATCTTAAATTCATTTTCTGACAGGCTGTTATATAAAGAAATACTTTTTCTATCTGATATGAGCGAGATACTCAATGACCTGCTCAATTTAAAGATAACACCTGACGATCTGGCTACCTTTGAGAATAACTGTGCTAAATATAAGGTCTTGCTCGGCAAGTTCTTTGAAAACAGCGACACAACCGGCCTTACAGCTATGATAGATGAAGAGAATATCCATGAATTCTATAAAACCAATATTCAAAGAGATGATATATTCTATAACAATCTGCTAAAGAACATAAAAAATGAAGCAAGTGGAACCCCTCCGGCAGTCCCGCTCTGCGGGACTTTTATAAGTGACATCCCGCCATTATTAACATTCATCCCCCGTTCCCGGTTTGCGGGAGGGCTTTCTGTGCGGCGGGGTAAAGATTTAAATCAGTCTTTGAAAAGCAATTATGCCACGGTCCTTAATCATTTAAAGGAATTTAAAGAGATCAACGTAGTAGTAACCGGCGGTTTCCATTCAAAAATAACAGAGTTCATTAAAAAGGGCGGAATATCTTATCTTAATATAATACCCAATGTAACCCATGCGGCTGATGAATCCATATATTCAAAAATTCTTACAGATAACTTTGCCTTAAAGGATTTTCTATCTTCTTCGTTCGCTCCTGAATTGCTGGATCTTGGCACTTCAAAACTTAGGATAGAACTGCTTATGTTAAAGTGGACCGAGGAGGCGCACAAGCAGGGTATGTCCGCAGAAGAAATTAAGGCTGAACTGACAAGATGGATGAGTGAAAATCCCTCTATCACAGTAAAACTTGATATTGACAGCATGCTGGCAGACGGCTCAATAAATGTTGTTCTTGACGGAACTAAGGTTGAGCTGCCACAGAAGGGGCCTAAGGGAAGAAATAGAGTTTTAAAGATACCTAAAGCTCTAGCTTCATTTTTTAAGAAAGTATTTTCAAAACGAAAACAGAAGACAACCCTGCCGTATTCCCCGGCTAAAGCAATGCTTAATGATGAATACAGATCATTGGCAAATTCCCTTTCCGGGCCTATGCCGGACCTAGTCCTTGTAATGTCCGGTAATAGCGATATGCGCAAAGAAGCCCTTGAGGAATTATTTGCTAAAAGACCGGAGGTAATGTCGAATGTGCCTTTTGAGGTCATAGGCAATGACGGGGACGGAAGCGGAAGGGCTATTCTTGAAGCATTCAAATATTTAAGTCCTGAAAGGATACGAGGCCTTGGAGAAAGATATCCATCACTGAAAGACAAGAAGATAGAGAACCTCAGGATACTGGTTTTAGCTGTGGACGGCCTGGATAAGGATACGATAAGTGCGCCCCTGCCGGTAAAGATCAACGGGAAAAATATCACTCCTATAGAACTCGCCTTATTAAACGGCCTTAAGGCTGTCCAGAACTTAACCAGAATGGGAAAAGGCGGTATGGTCATCATGGACCCCGCCTCTGTTTATCTTGGACCTGTAAAGCCAACAGGAGATATTACCCTTCTTGGCTCCTATGTGGGTTACGGGCAGATGCTTGAACAGGGGTTAACCTTAATGCTCAATGACGATAAAACCGGCAGAGTACGCAAGCTTTACAACAGGTTTAACGAACAACAGATAAAAAATACCCTTGAGAAAAATGCCATCCGCGGAATGTACCATCTCGGTAACAAAAAACTCAAACAAATGCAATCTATGACCGGAAATATCATTTTAAGCTTTGACAGTCCTGACAAATATGACAGGTTCAACAGGCTTATGGAAGATGTCCGGTCCTGGGTCAATACTAACTATAAAAACAAAGCCCCTCCGGGCTTTGATCTGACAACTCACCTGCTTGTCCCGCTTGTTATGCTTTATAACGGCGAAGACGCTAACGCTTTTTGCGTAAAGCTAAGAGATACCTTCAAAAATGGGGATGACCTCGATTTTTATAAAGATTTTTACTTTGCCCTTTTTGAATTGTATAGGAATAAATTCAATTTAATAAAAGACATTAATATAAAAACCCAGCTTCCTGCAGAGTCCTTATATTCCAGGATCTATACCGGGCAGGACCCTCCTTCAACATATAATGACCAGGTTTTAATGCTCGGAGAAATATCCGTGCCTGAGTTAACTCTGCCGGCCATAACCCAAGCCAAAAAAAACTTTTCCACCCGCTTTAAGAAAATAGAATCTAATACAAAGAAAAGCCCGGCCGCGGACAGTTTAATTCTGTCCGGCCAGAAATCTTCGGAAAGAGATGACAATATTAATCCTGCGCCATGGAATCCCCCGTCTTTAGACGGGGGAGGAATGCGTTCGCATTCGTCCCTGAAGGGCGACAGGTTTAAAGAGCCTTCGGCTTCAGACGGAGGGGTCGCCACTGAAAAACGGCAGAGCAGGGCAGAAACCGGCGTAACAGCCATAGAAAAATCCGAACAACTTCTGGAAGAATGGGCACAGCTGCTTGATGCAAATAAAAAAGATTTTGATCCTGGTGTTTATGATAACATGCTTGAAAAGGCGAAAGGAATAATGCGTTTGACCAGGCTTTCAGAAGAAAGTTTTGGAAATAATAATAAGCCCATGGCTATGCTGTATAGAAAGTTCAGCAGCCTTTCGATCTCTACTGTTGAGCAGTTAGCTGGTATTTTAAACAAGAACCCAGCAGAAGACAAGGAACAGGCGAAATTAGTCCATGTCAGGGATTCTTTTGAAAGCATTTCTGTATACAGCCTTGAGTACCTTCATACGATAGATTTTGCCGTCAATCTTGAGATACTATCAGGCTACATCTATCCCAAGAACGACTGGATGGAAAAATATAAGATAATGCCGCTTAACAGGCTTATATTCGGAATGGCAGATGGTTTTGAAAAGTCAAAACTCGGCCTGGGAAAACAGGTTGATAAGGTTGTGGGCACAGGAAACCTCCTGCTGGACTCCCTGTATGATTACCCTCAAACGAAATCAGAAATAAATATGTATGTACAGGCTCTTGAGCATAAAAACGGGGAGCATTCCTTGGGCCTGGATAAACTATGGAGAAGCAGAAAAGCCATCCAGCGTTCCTCTTCGCTATTCTTAAGCTTTCGCACTATCTTGACCAGCAGTTTATGGGTTGGCGGCACATCCTGTGCGGCCCAGACCGCGCTGGTAGGCGGTAATCCGATTTTAGCTTCTATCTTGTTCTCAATAGTAATTCCTTTGGGCACTGGCATAGTTTTGTCGATTTTTTTGCATCAGTTTTTTATTCAGCAGGGAAGGACAAATGGTTTCTACAACCGGCAGAAAAGAGTTATCAATAAGCATCTTAATCGTAACCCCTGGTTAAAAAAATCAATTGATAGCACAATAAAGGAACTTTCTAGTGTACCCGAAGGCTATTTGCTGGTTCAGAAGCCTGAAGAAAATGCAAAAACAGTGTTTGGCGCTTCAAAAGATTGCCTGGATGCCTGGGGAGATATACTTAAACTGGATAAATTCGATAAAAATGCTCTGGATGCCATCAGAAGCAATGCAGGGGAGCTGATCCGTCTTACACATTTTTCCAATATAATGCTGGTTCCTTTAGAGAGAAAAAAAGCAGTCATTGTTTTTGATATGTTTTTGGAGCTAGCCAAGAAAACTGCAAATAAGATACATAGCCTGCCTGCAGAAGAAAAAGAGAAACTAAAAAATGAAATAGCCTCTTTTTCCCAAATGTATGAATACGCCAACGACTATCTTTATGCCCTGGACTGCGCAAACAACATAGAGGTGCTGTCTATTTATCGGATATCAAAAAACAGCAGGCTATATTTTCTTGAACAGTCTCAGCTTATGAACGTGGTAAGGGCTATTTTCGGCATTTCTGTGGGCATTGTCCTGTCTTCGCTCTTTCTTAGAAAAACCTCAAAAAACCTTGTAACTAAAGGAAACGGGATAATCCCTGGTTTTTATGATGCCGGTAAAATTAGCGGCGAGGTCAATGATTTTATAAAGCAAAACAAATACAGCGTATATTTTGAATTGGGAATGTCTGAAGGCTGGAGAGACAGAAAAATGCTTGCCCGGTTTATACCGCTTATCGTATTTTGGGGCCCTTTTTTAGAATCGTATTTGTTCGGTACACCTTTAACTCCCGGAGGTTTTCTGGTCACGTTCGCTACAGGGCTTGGCCTTTCCCTTGTGCTGCACTGGATACCGATAATTCTTTCTCTATTCAACAAGAACTTCAGCCGCAATAAAAAAATCATAAGATCAATAAAAAGGCCTCCAGTTTTTGAAACAGAAGCCGAGGGCATACTCCGCAATGAGTATCAGGAGCTGCTGGAATCTTTTAACAACGAGAAACCGGATCTTGTTTTTATTGTGGCAGACACAGATGAAGGGCTTCAAGCCCATTTAAAAGCTATATTACCGCATAAAACCTGGGATCAGTTCTCCGTGCCTTTTGTTTTTATTAAAAATACAGGCAAAGGCAATGGCAGTACATTGTTGGAAGTATTTGAACCTCTGAAAGCTGATAAATTTTCCAGATTGGCAGAGAAATATCCTTCATTGAGAGGCAAGGATATCGGAAAATTAAGGATAGTGGCCTTAAATATTAACGGTATGACTGAGCGCTCGCTCGGACAGGCTCTCCCTGCCAGGATAAATGAAACTAGTTTGACTGTGCTTGAGCTTGCTCTCCTCAACGGGCTTAAGGCACTTCGGAGTTTACGCCAGGAAAACAGGGGCGGTATGGCTATTATCGACCCGAGCAGCATATATCTGGGGCCTATCAAGCGCACGGGAGATATAACTTTGCTGGGTTCAAACGTAAGCTACTCTCAGATGCTGGGACAGAGTTTAACATTAATGATAGAAGAACGTAAAACAGGAAAGATCGATAAAATATATCATGAATTCAATAATGAAGAAGTAACCAACATGCTTGCAAAAAAGGGTTTGAACAGTATGTATGACCTTAACAACAAGCAGGTTAAACAGTTGAAAGCGCTTACCGGAAATATGATCGTTAGTTTTGACGACCCGGATAAATTCAATAAGTTTATTGACCTTTTAGGCACTATTAAGTATAAAATGATTTCTCAATATGGGAATAAGGTGCTTCCTGAGATTGATTTGATGCCCCATCTAATAATTCCCTTCTTAATGTTATCTAAGAATGAAGATCCTCTGGCATTTTGCATGAAATTAAGAAAAAAC
The Candidatus Liberimonas magnetica DNA segment above includes these coding regions:
- a CDS encoding HD domain-containing protein: MKNNIRVAVIDIGTYSIKLTIAEKAEPGISILESLKNIVPLGNDTFFHRRISHETTNQTVSILLKYKEKLQEYSVDSVKVVTTTAVREAENRDIFIDTIFRETGFVVDVLTAGDIIYYFDSYLYRKLKDSYPLHDKSILIAELGSGSIDVALMDKGFTYLNAGLPLGTLRLSQMMQELGGSTSENCEAITDRIENELAYLKRDLQQMEIDDVILIDERYASYLSAILPAISLSGKFYALDAQTIAVLNNIMIDKKPSLIAKEFNIPLETAATFLEYSIILRQFAGMSKNGQVYMLEASLSEAILANIIMDYENSPKYNKINQLVSIATILCRKYRMDISHIESVVKLSSTLFENFKELLGLKKQDWVYLLLAAYLHDIGMFVHNRSHHKHSEYIISNLNLFRLAQDEIKIIACIARYHRRSTPAKSHLLYNSLSKDKQILVQKLSALLRIANALDRSHKQKVDKLEFKLTDSPALSITAYTGENFENEKLEFRDKKDLFEEISGKKLELKVRNI